Part of the Vigna radiata var. radiata cultivar VC1973A chromosome 11, Vradiata_ver6, whole genome shotgun sequence genome is shown below.
ttttacgagaatatataaaattaaatatatcttcaTCTGAAAAATTTAGTGACTAAACAAGTTTAGTCTGTTAAACTGAACTAAAGTGACTCAATCctttttaagataatatattaatCATCTGATAGATCTAATCAAAGCTAATTTTAATAACACTAACTAAAAATATCgatcataattaaaatgaaataatgttcttattttgtacGATCAACATGAACACatttttgtgaaattatttTCGTATCATGTAAAAAACCTAAGAAAAAAgttctttataataatttatttttgataattttttgacaatattacGTGGTAACTTCTGATTggttcatttcaaatatttttctaaaaataaattcaaacacatCAATAAAGTGGTGACACTTGTCCAATTGTCAAAAGGTTGTTAAAATGTCATGTTCCAAAACCTAGAGGCCGAAATAAGTGTTCCTACACCAATGGATTGAgaaatgaaccatgatatctTAACAACCTTTTGATAAAAGACTATGTGTCATATTTTATTGGTCCGTAATAGagtaaagatgaaaaaaagttgAACACGGCATAAAGTAGAAGACCCATAATTCAGgaaattttgaagataaaatgGATTTCCTGCTTAGTTATATGTTCATGTTTGGTTACAAAAATAACTTTACAGCAACCTATATGCAGTTCGATCTTGTTACTATATCACAATTTGATTTTGCAAGGATATATAACAGAAAAGGGCTAATAAATAATTGTACAAGCAAGAAAGCTATACATggtgtataaatatatatactgCAATATTTGGAATAACAGAGAAAGCAATTAAGCATCACGCTGCTAACCGGTTTCAGATATTTCTGCTTCAGATTTGGCgaaatgtttgaaaaatataaagaagacTATGCCACAAGGAAGCTCTCTTTCATCCATTTTGCCTGCAGTTGCAACCCAGCATCCTTAAAAGCATTCCAAGCAGACTGATACAACCTCTGATCTAGTCTTGTCCCTTCTGTTTTCATGTCCTGCAAGAGTTTCACCAGATCATCAACCTGACCAATTTTAGTGTACACACCAACCATTATACCTGCCATGGCCCTATCAATAAGGCCACCATTGATTCTGTACTCATCAAACAGTTTCACACAACTTTCAAATTCTCCTGCCTTGTTATAAGCACTGATGATGGTAGTGTAAGTCACCTTATCTGGTGCTacctttcttctcttcatctctCTCCACAGCTTCTCAAGCTGCTTCAAATTCTTCTCCCTCCCATGCATGTCTATCAATGAGTTATAGATCCACACATTTGGTTTGCACCCTCTTTCTTTCATCTTAGCTACCAACCTTGTTGCACTACTCACCTTCCCAATTCTCCCATACATCACAATCATGCTTGAATAAGCATAAACACATTTGTCAAACCCCTTTTTCTCCATCTCTTCAAACACCTCTTCTGCTTTGCTGCATTGCCCAAGACGCCAATATGCATTTATAACTGAAGCATAGGTTACTTGACCTGGTTCATATCCCTTGGAAACTAGATCCTCAAAAACCTTAACTGCAGCTGAAAACCCTCTTTTCTTGCTAAAGCCATTGACAATAGTACATATTATAGAATCAGAAACCTTCACATCCGCATCATCCATTGCCTTCAGAATCTCCAATGTCTTCTCCAACAAACCTTCATCTATGTACATAAGCATAAGCCTTAAATAGACCTCAGGGTCCTTTATCACTGTTTTGCTTTTAGCTTCTCTGAAAAGTTCCTCAGCCACATCAACCTTGCGTAAACTCGCAAAAGAGTATATCAAGGTGGAATAAATTGAGTATTCAGAAATCCCCTTCTGAGTCATCTCTCTGAAGTAATCAAGTGCTTCAAAAGCCCTTCCAAACTTCCCCAATGACTCGCATAGAATCCCATAAATTTGAGATAAATATCTGGCTGAAGTTCTTAACTTCCtacttttaaattcatgaaaCAACTGAACCACTTTGTCACATTCATTAAGTTTAGAGTAAGCTTCCATAATGTGTAAATAACCTACAGAATCCAGAAGAATACCAGTGGATTTCATTCGTTCATAGACCAAAACAGTATTCCTAAACATATGCAGCTTATTATAACTTCCCATGGCAGAACTACAAGCTAAGAAAGCAACCTTACTATCAGAGTTAAAAACATTTAGCAGAACATCAGCAATCCTGAATTTCCTACGCTTAATGCAAAATTTAATCAAGCTAGAGCAAGTAGCCCTATCAGGCAACACATGGTAAACCTGAAAGTCTTCTGAAACTGATAAAATCAAATCCCATTCCTTCAAACTCATCAAGTACCTGATCACATACCTTAGTGTTGATTTGTTAGGCCTAAACTCTGGCCTCTCTTTCAACCTTTGGTAGTAGTCAAACGCAAGTTCCCTTGTTTTTGGATCCTCAAACAACCCACATAAAAACTCGTTCAAGTTCTCAGCTTCTGGCTTAGAATATTGTTGAACATCAGCAAAGTTAACATCTAAATGGATGATGGGGGTGTTGGAAGGTTCTTCTTCCAAAATGGGTGTGGGAGAAGCTGAGAAATTGACATGGAAGAAGCGTGGGTGAGAAGGTGAGACTGTGCACCAGGAAGGGAAGTGGCACGTGGGGATCACTGCATGCAGGTGATGGGTTGTTCTTGAACAATTTGTGCAAGCAAGAGACCATTCTGCAGAACATGAAATGGCCATGTTGGAAGAGATCGAACACTTTGGTTGAGTTATGAGTACCTTACATAGATGATGTTGTGGCATTCATTATCTCAATAGATATATCTTCAAACATGTGGAGCAAGTTAGCCACAAAGTAAAAACGTGTGGTGCGGAACAACCGAAAATGTTTCATTTCCGATTCCATAACGCCACGTCAATCTTTCCTAGCCATACCCATATTCATCTATTTTGTGCAGCAGAGAATGACATCAGTGTCTTTATGAATGGTcacttatttattcatttatatttaataaatttcaaatataagttTGTtctaagaatgaagaaaaaataaatactagtggtttaagacaattttttttttctttaatgttatCGTTTTCTCTTGAtatgtattaataaattaaataatattaatggaaCATAAGAACAGTtcaattaaatgtaattataataaacttaaaGGTACTCAATAGCCTTTTATTTGttgcattatttttatttaatcttgtAAAAAACGGTTAATCAACTGACACattttgaaactattttttttaccacATGTGAATATGTCAATTCTGTATAGTAAATACAATTGGACAAACTAAAactatttgttttaaaatataattcaatgaCATTTCAactatgttaaaataatttattttgtgacTAACTTCTGTATAGACAATGACATGAAACAATGTTGCATCCCAGGTgcatttattttacattatttcttatttggcattaaaaagagagagaagggatTGGATagacataattattattttctctaattGTATTTCCCTCAAAACTATGAGTCCTAATGGAAGGTAAGTCAAACCAAACGTTCAAACACTAAGTGACGGGTAGCTCATCATAATATGACTTGAAGAAGCTCTATGGGAAACATTGGTTACGAAGAAGCAAATTCCGGAATCAAGCAAGAGAGTTTAAACTAATCACACTTCATCAAACACTAAGTGACCCAGCTGTGCATTCTTCGATCTTCAAATGCAATAATACGTAGAAAGCAAGTACTGAACAGGTAAGCTTACTTTGTCTTTTGGTTTTTATCTTGAGTAATTGTAATGGTTGTATTCAAACAAGGTCATTTCACGGGGAAACCGTTTTCACTACTCAATTTTGTTAGGGTACACAACTCCGATTccaattgaaaattgaaaggtcaaataaattaagaatCGACTCCGCACAAAATCAAAGCTTCACTAAAGAAATGGAAGTATGATATGTAGCAACTTAATAAATATGACAGAACATGAAAGGATGGAACGAGATATTTTACGAACTCGTAGCGGTTAAAAACACTATTTATACACTGTCATCTTCTCCCTACTATCATCGTATGAAAATGCTGGATCACAAAACTAACCACACTAGAGCCAAAGCTTAACATCTAAGATAAGTGATAACACAGATCAATACGGTTGagaatacattaaatatatatatcacgTTCCATGATACAAGCTTTGACACCGGTACATTGAACACTGACTTGTCTCTATCTAAAAAATTACCTAGGACTTTTATAATCatccaataaaatagtgaataCTTATAATGCCCTTTTTCAGCGAATTGGGTGATATTGCGTGATACCACGCTTTGGTGGAAGCTTTCTCAAGATGAAAAGGACCAAAGAAGAAGGCACTATTTCCACCAACTGCAACAAAAAATAGGAAAACAGTAAGAGGTATTGCGGGAGAGAGACATTTTCTACAAGTACCAGAATGAGTAGAATGTAAGTAGAGAAGGGTTCTAACAGTTcaggtttgaaaaaatttaggCACAGGATATCTCAGCCTCACCACACAGcttaaagaaaaggaaacccGAAAAGAGTATAAACGAGACAGCTAAAACAATGACAAATGGTATATAAGCATTAATATAACAATTAGAAACATT
Proteins encoded:
- the LOC106777992 gene encoding pentatricopeptide repeat-containing protein At5g13770, chloroplastic codes for the protein MPQHHLCKVLITQPKCSISSNMAISCSAEWSLACTNCSRTTHHLHAVIPTCHFPSWCTVSPSHPRFFHVNFSASPTPILEEEPSNTPIIHLDVNFADVQQYSKPEAENLNEFLCGLFEDPKTRELAFDYYQRLKERPEFRPNKSTLRYVIRYLMSLKEWDLILSVSEDFQVYHVLPDRATCSSLIKFCIKRRKFRIADVLLNVFNSDSKVAFLACSSAMGSYNKLHMFRNTVLVYERMKSTGILLDSVGYLHIMEAYSKLNECDKVVQLFHEFKSRKLRTSARYLSQIYGILCESLGKFGRAFEALDYFREMTQKGISEYSIYSTLIYSFASLRKVDVAEELFREAKSKTVIKDPEVYLRLMLMYIDEGLLEKTLEILKAMDDADVKVSDSIICTIVNGFSKKRGFSAAVKVFEDLVSKGYEPGQVTYASVINAYWRLGQCSKAEEVFEEMEKKGFDKCVYAYSSMIVMYGRIGKVSSATRLVAKMKERGCKPNVWIYNSLIDMHGREKNLKQLEKLWREMKRRKVAPDKVTYTTIISAYNKAGEFESCVKLFDEYRINGGLIDRAMAGIMVGVYTKIGQVDDLVKLLQDMKTEGTRLDQRLYQSAWNAFKDAGLQLQAKWMKESFLVA